A genomic region of Nymphaea colorata isolate Beijing-Zhang1983 chromosome 2, ASM883128v2, whole genome shotgun sequence contains the following coding sequences:
- the LOC116247127 gene encoding uncharacterized protein LOC116247127 — translation MRGSSSLLRLLLSFSLILLSTFLVASPTATPSHHRHRHHHHNHHHHSNSKRRRKQQPPPPPPPHKPSSWELFKNLLTCKHIEQAHVHDPTARRTRAYPAAAVVAAAASSKYSYAKLASCSSLCALADVVDHAGTRVVHRSDSSPETSVSGHHEFTPLVNPAKGHSSLSSTASSAPRGLPLRRLSGCYECRLVVDPSRCPISRPSICSCPDCGEVFLRPDSLEAHQAVRHAVSELGPDDSGRNIVEIIFQSSWLKKKSPVCHVDRILKVRNTQRTIARFESYRESVKSRASRRNPRCVADGNELLRFYCTTFACSIGTRGSTSLCGAGLLCGVCSTIRNGFGHKMDDGRGLCTTATSGRAHDCMSATEEEKAASRGRRAMLVCRVIAGKVRMGGSSKVADAEDNEEEQEEWGGESVGERYDSVAGMAGVYSNLDELYVFNPKAILPCFVVIYRVEE, via the exons ccgccaccatcaccacaaccaccaccaccactccAATTCCAAGCGAAGAAGGAAACAACAaccaccaccgccgccaccGCCCCACAAGCCGTCCTCCTGGGAGCTCTTCAAGAACCTCCTCACCTGCAAGCACATCGAGCAAGCCCACGTCCACGACCCCACCGCCAGGAGGACCCGCGCCTACCCCGCAGcagccgtcgtcgccgccgccgcctcctCCAAGTACAGCTACGCCAAGCTCGCCTCCTGCTCCTCGCTCTGCGCCCTTGCCGACGTCGTAGACCACGCCGGGACGCGCGTCGTCCACCGGTCGGACTCCTCCCCGGAGACCAGCGTCTCCGGCCACCACGAGTTCACGCCGCTCGTCAACCCGGCCAAGGGGCATTCTTCGCTGTCGTCGACGGCGTCGTCGGCCCCGAGGGGATTGCCCCTGAGGAGGCTCTCCGGCTGCTACGAGTGCCGACTGGTCGTCGATCCTAGCCGCTGCCCCATCTCCCGGCCGTCCATCTGCTCCTGTCCTGACTGCGGCGAGGTTTTCCTCAGGCCCGACAGCCTCGAAGCCCACCAGGCCGTCCGCCATGCTG TCTCGGAGCTGGGCCCCGACGACTCGGGTCGCAACATTGTGGAAATCATCTTCCAGTCAAGctggttgaagaagaagagcccGGTCTGCCATGTGGACCGGATCCTGAAGGTCCGGAACACACAGAGAACCATCGCCCGGTTTGAGAGCTACCGGGAATCCGTCAAATCCAGGGCGAGTCGCCGGAACCCGCGGTGCGTGGCCGACGGGAACGAGCTGCTCCGGTTCTACTGCACGACCTTTGCCTGCTCCATCGGAACCCGGGGATCCACGAGCCTCTGTGGTGCGGGTCTCTTATGTGGGGTGTGTTCCACGATCCGAAACGGTTTCGGCCATAAGATGGATGACGGCCGGGGTCTCTGCACCACCGCCACCAGCGGCCGGGCACACGACTGCATGTCGGCGACGGAGGAGGAGAAGGCGGCGTCTCGGGGGAGGAGGGCAATGTTGGTCTGCCGGGTCATTGCTGGGAAGGTGCGAATGGGCGGGTCCAGCAAGGTGGCGGACGCGGAGGACAATGAGGAGGAGCAGGAAGAGTGGGGCGGCGAATCGGTCGGAGAACGATACGACTCGGTGGCGGGCATGGCCGGAGTGTACTCGAACCTGGATGAGCTTTATGTCTTCAACCCTAAGGCCATTCTACCGTGCTTTGTGGTCATCTACAGGGTCGAGGAATAA